From a single Rodentibacter sp. JRC1 genomic region:
- a CDS encoding DsrE/DsrF/TusD sulfur relay family protein encodes MQNILFIIHSSPYGDEHFFSALRLALQIQEQHKSAVNLKLFLMSDAVTGGLAKQNPSEGYHLQQMLEILTAQGAVVKLCKTCTNARGITEVALAEGVEIGTLIELADWTVEADKVLNF; translated from the coding sequence ATGCAAAATATTCTTTTTATTATTCACTCTTCACCTTATGGTGATGAACATTTTTTCAGTGCATTACGCCTTGCGTTACAGATACAAGAACAGCATAAAAGTGCGGTCAATTTAAAACTATTTTTAATGTCTGATGCGGTTACAGGCGGTTTGGCGAAACAGAATCCGAGTGAAGGCTATCACTTACAGCAAATGCTGGAAATCTTAACGGCACAAGGTGCGGTTGTAAAACTTTGCAAAACTTGTACGAATGCGCGCGGCATTACAGAAGTGGCTTTAGCTGAAGGGGTGGAAATCGGAACGCTAATCGAACTTGCCGATTGGACGGTGGAGGCGGATAAGGTATTGAATTTTTAG
- a CDS encoding YnbE family lipoprotein: MKKHLRNQPHFLAELLALNLLTACTPTIQLDTPKEGITINMNVVVDHNINVTMDEKAKAMTGENKKK; encoded by the coding sequence ATGAAAAAACACCTTAGAAATCAACCGCACTTTCTTGCCGAATTATTGGCCCTCAATCTACTCACGGCATGCACTCCGACTATTCAACTTGATACACCCAAAGAGGGGATAACCATCAATATGAATGTGGTGGTTGATCATAATATAAATGTTACGATGGATGAAAAGGCAAAAGCAATGACCGGAGAAAATAAGAAAAAATAA
- a CDS encoding YdbH family protein, whose product MRKGRYFALVSALFLINIISLPWWLSPKQTERLANYFLTPEYSLQLSENWTLNAKGLSLPYARLKTAQCTLGEFKDLNLQGWFTPHLTIEEGVVDYACLQTLPNNSEKTSLKLTALFTSLPQSELAVHHIKLRNAETIVPPFFQHLLNADLSGIANYQNNQFNLTLSAKNNDASIMTHHSTLQPQNGHFQWLGETDYQPEEKQHYHLDFSLLLNDEILQAQPEGNATLTWQHPDFSVSQGKATLSWKGENGLIKAQDLSRHSPLLDVPFVFTPQGLEISWGNFYWVFDGYQPIKGFLGLSVRTPEKGWLPFNIDLDVILQTFGEKGKGEIVISGKEGKIGSGEKLDQIYFDLKTRGDLRYNNTVAHTNLSYRLSGTFSDPILHFHPNSIFKMDNQQAGTDIRVRLPLDNVQIGKYGLNGRLQASLQGFTPQFSDIDIKLDGQADEFIAGIKTVFQLRDPQQKLRHAELNADNRWDWSIEGNARWNALKTPIRLKGSGFWHADHIELNQLNASSDRIQTNGVTMTPLYIELKDRLHWDYEKQHIRGLIQAKTDRIAFDYGGYFINPILGIGLDGESIENFNIAGNLKAGQLGPIDLLARYENQALKGKISWKTQSAKVFQSLFPQQWGWLIHQGDIKGASDFTINNKGIAMRGDLALHNADISFPDGEIENLTIRFPLNYQNNLLHNKPTMPIKVSIRNMRKGALFLNNGEFDLYGSYPNSKKKPLILNNARIGLFDGELKIDKLSFPQTEIATLKFHHIDLERIMTMAQYNQVHLEGRVNATLPFWLKHNTCLICNGSLTQVGKMRIKLNGDVVKGLKKGGWTENILIDLLKEMELKNSYANIDLAPNGQMNLRTSIKGINVNNPTHHPITLNYTHQENIFELWDMIDYGAQFEQNLQYQLYKQLDNEKTP is encoded by the coding sequence ATGCGAAAAGGTAGATATTTTGCCTTGGTTAGTGCTTTGTTTTTGATCAATATCATTAGTCTGCCTTGGTGGCTTTCACCCAAACAAACGGAACGTTTGGCAAATTATTTCCTTACACCGGAATATTCATTGCAATTATCGGAAAATTGGACGTTAAATGCCAAAGGATTGTCGCTTCCTTATGCACGGCTTAAAACCGCTCAATGCACCTTAGGCGAATTTAAAGATCTCAATTTACAAGGTTGGTTTACACCTCATTTAACGATTGAAGAAGGCGTGGTGGACTACGCTTGTCTTCAAACCTTACCGAATAATTCCGAAAAAACTTCATTGAAATTGACCGCACTTTTCACCTCTCTTCCGCAATCCGAACTTGCCGTTCATCATATAAAATTACGCAATGCCGAGACTATCGTGCCACCGTTTTTTCAGCATTTATTAAATGCGGATCTTTCCGGTATTGCTAATTATCAAAACAATCAATTTAACTTAACACTTTCTGCGAAAAATAATGATGCGTCCATTATGACGCATCATTCCACATTACAGCCGCAAAACGGGCATTTTCAGTGGCTGGGCGAGACCGATTATCAACCTGAAGAAAAACAACATTATCACCTTGATTTCTCTCTATTGCTTAATGATGAAATCTTACAAGCTCAACCTGAAGGTAATGCGACATTAACTTGGCAGCACCCCGATTTTTCCGTCAGTCAAGGTAAGGCTACCCTTTCTTGGAAAGGGGAAAACGGATTAATTAAAGCCCAAGATCTCAGCCGCCATTCTCCTTTATTGGACGTGCCTTTCGTGTTCACTCCGCAGGGATTAGAAATTTCTTGGGGAAATTTTTATTGGGTATTTGACGGATATCAACCGATTAAAGGCTTCCTTGGTTTATCGGTTCGTACCCCCGAAAAAGGCTGGCTGCCCTTTAATATTGATTTAGATGTGATTTTGCAAACCTTTGGCGAAAAGGGCAAAGGGGAAATCGTAATTTCCGGTAAAGAAGGCAAAATCGGTAGCGGTGAAAAACTGGATCAAATCTATTTTGATCTAAAAACCCGTGGTGATTTGCGCTATAACAACACGGTTGCCCACACCAATTTAAGTTATCGGCTCAGCGGTACATTTTCCGATCCGATATTACACTTTCACCCCAATTCCATTTTTAAAATGGATAACCAACAAGCAGGCACCGACATTCGGGTTCGTCTTCCGCTTGATAACGTACAAATCGGCAAATACGGTTTAAACGGAAGATTACAAGCCTCACTGCAAGGATTTACTCCTCAATTTTCTGATATCGACATAAAGCTTGACGGACAAGCCGATGAATTTATTGCCGGTATTAAAACGGTATTTCAGCTGCGCGATCCGCAACAAAAATTACGCCACGCCGAACTCAACGCAGACAATCGTTGGGATTGGAGTATTGAAGGAAATGCCCGCTGGAATGCACTGAAAACCCCTATTCGCTTAAAAGGAAGCGGATTTTGGCACGCCGATCATATAGAATTAAATCAACTGAATGCCTCTTCCGACAGAATACAAACCAATGGCGTTACTATGACACCGCTTTATATTGAATTAAAAGATCGTTTACACTGGGATTATGAAAAACAACATATTCGCGGTTTAATACAGGCGAAAACGGATCGTATCGCATTTGATTACGGCGGATATTTTATCAACCCTATTTTAGGTATCGGTTTAGACGGCGAGAGTATTGAAAATTTTAATATTGCAGGCAATCTAAAAGCAGGTCAGCTAGGCCCGATTGATTTACTCGCCCGTTATGAAAATCAAGCATTAAAAGGAAAAATAAGCTGGAAAACGCAATCGGCAAAAGTCTTCCAATCGCTTTTTCCGCAACAATGGGGTTGGCTGATTCATCAAGGCGATATTAAAGGTGCGAGCGATTTCACTATCAATAATAAAGGGATCGCCATGAGGGGAGACTTAGCTTTACACAATGCGGATATTTCGTTTCCCGACGGTGAAATTGAAAATTTAACGATCCGTTTTCCTCTTAATTATCAAAATAATCTGTTACATAATAAACCGACTATGCCGATCAAGGTTTCGATTCGCAATATGCGAAAAGGGGCATTGTTCCTAAATAACGGCGAGTTTGATTTATACGGCAGTTATCCTAATTCAAAGAAAAAACCGCTGATCTTAAATAATGCTAGGATCGGTCTATTTGATGGTGAATTAAAGATTGATAAATTAAGTTTCCCACAAACCGAAATCGCTACACTCAAGTTTCATCATATCGATCTTGAACGAATAATGACAATGGCGCAATATAATCAAGTTCATTTGGAAGGGCGTGTAAATGCGACGTTACCTTTTTGGCTAAAACATAATACCTGTTTAATTTGTAACGGTAGCTTAACGCAAGTCGGAAAAATGCGCATCAAACTAAATGGTGACGTGGTTAAAGGACTGAAAAAAGGTGGTTGGACTGAAAATATTTTGATTGATTTACTAAAAGAAATGGAACTTAAAAATTCTTATGCGAATATCGATCTCGCACCAAATGGACAAATGAATTTACGTACAAGTATTAAAGGGATCAATGTCAATAACCCGACACATCACCCGATAACCTTAAATTACACACATCAAGAAAATATTTTTGAATTGTGGGATATGATTGACTACGGAGCACAATTTGAACAAAATTTACAATATCAACTTTATAAGCAATTAGACAATGAAAAAACACCTTAG
- the recB gene encoding exodeoxyribonuclease V subunit beta, with amino-acid sequence MKKATPLNPVTLPLNQVNLIEASAGTGKTYTIGSLYLRLLLQAGKQNFSRPLNVEEILVVTFTEMATEELKQKIRERITDAIQKLSEYVETKAITAFKNDEFLTALCVSIENLPLAIQRLKLAEQNMDLAAIFTIHGFCRRMLMQYAFNSGVHFNLELIKDQSDLLKQFANEFWREHFYPLPFDEANFIANELGSPDEVLAILQSDLGKDVQVEIDNPCSLSLPVGEFLQRNLSGYLQAVNELKAFWLQNADKVSELITEEISKTYPKSLPKKLSRKVYQASRLKNWITQINEWATYPRDYYVHKTLKDYFLQSVLEQKGEEGAEPFHHSIFVELEHRVQELVDPALLKKITLYHYRQGIWQKLLEYKQNHQEKSFDDLLRLLCEALHNEQGNQLAEMIRFQYPFAMIDEFQDTDAQQYRIFSKIYRDHQAENSGFIMIGDPKQAIYRFRGADIFTYLKAAQQADERFNLTRNYRSQKQVVEGVNALFDFDKSPFIYDNIEFSPVDALEDHYRFYLKGECEPAYRFYLTKNDGKNLDKTALARTCAVSIQHWLKSAVENQAVFKDEKDGKTLQAADIAVLVRDKNEAELVKNELQQLGIASVYLSDQNSVFDSRVAKELVLVLKACLNVAERPILNAIATALFGLNAAEIHQIHHNEADWQRWADSFAQYQQMWKRQGVLPMLHQLLLEQGIAERLLSLPKGERDLTDFLHLAEILQQAATLNESEAALLSWFEKQIQGEGRQEAQIRLESERQLVKIVTIHKSKGLEYDLVWLPFLAVPSRDPSKSGKVAKDINLYYSKERDTMIWDMQNRHLDALNQETFAEELRLLYVALTRAKYQMAFALPAQFDKKWNPLLYVLTQGEIGEKLELSDTYETTPLLNQFKDKTKSVQIESAETLIKLPPLSFGRAEEGLSAAEFSGEIEQDWRITSFTGIEQAHRRAHYLSESAVKKSLVFDEAKDYDISSEILTALSEQKNEDILGLPRGTQVGTVLHRYLEKNDFNLLSDEAAIIKLCQELQLDDAFIKPLQQWFEQISQTPLCETVPLKLVELAKTDCIKEMSFYLSIRDHFNVETFNRVLQSYHRLPSERLEFEDIQGMVRGTIDLVFRHKGKYYLLDYKSNFLGETQADYSPEALEKVMLHHHYDWQYLIYTLALHRYLKTVDRDYDYERHFGGVFYLFLRGMNGETQSGVFFDRPTKQLIDELEEAF; translated from the coding sequence ATGAAAAAAGCAACGCCGCTAAACCCTGTCACATTGCCTTTAAATCAAGTCAATCTTATTGAAGCTTCAGCCGGTACGGGAAAAACTTATACTATCGGCTCATTATACCTCCGACTTTTGTTACAAGCTGGTAAGCAAAATTTTTCCCGTCCATTGAATGTGGAAGAAATTCTTGTCGTGACCTTTACGGAAATGGCAACGGAAGAATTAAAGCAAAAAATCCGTGAACGTATTACGGATGCCATACAAAAATTATCGGAATATGTGGAAACGAAAGCAATCACCGCCTTTAAAAATGATGAATTTCTGACCGCACTTTGCGTAAGCATTGAGAATTTACCCCTTGCCATTCAACGTTTAAAACTTGCCGAACAAAATATGGATCTTGCCGCCATTTTCACTATTCACGGTTTCTGTCGGCGAATGTTAATGCAATATGCGTTTAATTCCGGTGTTCACTTCAACTTAGAATTGATAAAGGATCAATCGGATTTACTAAAACAATTTGCCAATGAATTTTGGCGTGAACATTTTTACCCATTGCCCTTTGATGAAGCGAATTTTATTGCAAATGAATTGGGTTCTCCTGATGAGGTGTTGGCGATTTTACAATCCGATTTGGGTAAAGATGTACAGGTGGAAATAGATAATCCTTGCTCTTTATCTTTACCGGTTGGTGAGTTTTTACAGAGAAACCTTAGCGGATATTTGCAGGCGGTTAATGAATTAAAAGCGTTTTGGTTACAAAATGCAGATAAAGTGAGTGAACTTATCACCGAAGAAATTTCTAAAACCTACCCGAAAAGTTTGCCTAAAAAGTTAAGTCGAAAAGTATATCAAGCTAGCCGATTAAAAAATTGGATTACTCAGATTAATGAATGGGCAACTTATCCACGGGATTATTATGTGCATAAAACCTTAAAGGATTATTTTCTACAATCCGTTTTGGAACAAAAAGGTGAAGAAGGTGCAGAGCCTTTTCATCATTCAATTTTTGTGGAATTGGAACATCGGGTGCAGGAATTAGTTGATCCCGCATTGCTCAAAAAAATTACCCTTTATCATTACCGTCAAGGCATTTGGCAGAAACTCCTCGAATATAAACAAAATCATCAGGAAAAATCTTTTGATGATTTATTGCGGTTGCTTTGCGAAGCCTTGCACAACGAGCAGGGCAATCAACTGGCGGAAATGATCCGCTTTCAATATCCCTTTGCGATGATTGATGAGTTTCAAGATACGGATGCGCAACAGTATCGCATTTTCTCAAAAATATATCGGGATCATCAGGCGGAAAATAGCGGTTTTATTATGATAGGTGATCCTAAACAGGCGATTTATCGTTTCCGTGGTGCGGATATTTTCACTTATTTAAAAGCAGCACAGCAGGCGGATGAACGCTTTAATTTAACCCGAAATTACCGCTCGCAAAAGCAAGTGGTGGAAGGGGTAAACGCCTTATTTGACTTTGATAAATCGCCGTTTATTTACGATAACATCGAATTTTCGCCCGTTGACGCACTTGAGGATCATTATCGCTTTTATTTGAAGGGAGAATGCGAGCCGGCTTACCGTTTTTATTTGACGAAAAATGACGGCAAAAATTTAGATAAAACCGCTTTGGCACGCACTTGTGCCGTTTCAATTCAACATTGGCTAAAAAGTGCGGTTGAAAATCAGGCGGTTTTTAAAGATGAAAAGGACGGAAAAACGCTACAAGCTGCGGATATTGCCGTGTTAGTGCGTGATAAAAATGAAGCCGAATTAGTCAAAAATGAATTGCAGCAATTGGGCATCGCTTCCGTTTATCTTTCCGATCAAAACTCGGTATTTGATAGCCGTGTGGCAAAAGAGTTGGTGCTTGTGTTAAAAGCTTGTTTGAATGTGGCGGAACGCCCGATTTTAAATGCGATTGCGACCGCACTTTTCGGCTTAAATGCAGCGGAAATTCACCAAATTCATCATAATGAAGCGGATTGGCAACGCTGGGCGGATAGTTTTGCGCAATATCAACAAATGTGGAAACGACAAGGAGTGTTGCCGATGTTGCATCAACTTTTGTTGGAGCAAGGCATTGCAGAGCGATTATTAAGTTTGCCTAAGGGGGAGAGGGATTTAACGGATTTCTTGCATTTGGCTGAAATTCTTCAACAAGCGGCAACCCTAAATGAAAGCGAAGCGGCATTACTGAGTTGGTTTGAAAAACAAATTCAAGGCGAGGGTAGACAAGAAGCGCAAATTCGTTTGGAAAGCGAGCGTCAGCTGGTAAAAATCGTGACTATCCATAAATCCAAAGGGTTGGAGTATGATTTGGTTTGGTTGCCGTTTTTAGCCGTGCCAAGCCGTGATCCAAGTAAATCGGGTAAAGTGGCAAAAGATATTAACCTTTATTATTCCAAAGAACGGGATACGATGATATGGGATATGCAAAATCGCCATCTAGACGCATTGAACCAAGAAACTTTTGCGGAAGAATTACGCTTGCTTTATGTGGCGCTGACAAGGGCAAAATACCAAATGGCGTTTGCCTTGCCCGCACAATTCGATAAAAAATGGAATCCGTTGCTTTATGTGCTTACCCAAGGTGAAATCGGTGAAAAGCTGGAATTATCCGATACTTATGAAACAACACCATTGCTTAATCAATTTAAAGATAAAACCAAAAGCGTGCAAATTGAATCGGCAGAGACATTAATTAAATTGCCGCCTTTGTCTTTTGGTAGAGCGGAAGAGGGGCTTTCTGCAGCTGAATTTAGCGGAGAGATCGAGCAAGATTGGCGTATTACCAGTTTCACCGGGATTGAACAAGCGCACCGTCGGGCGCATTATTTGAGCGAAAGTGCGGTAAAAAAATCCTTGGTTTTTGATGAAGCGAAAGATTATGACATTTCTTCCGAAATATTGACCGCACTTTCGGAACAAAAAAACGAAGATATTTTAGGGCTTCCCCGTGGTACGCAAGTCGGAACGGTGCTACATCGTTATTTAGAAAAAAACGATTTTAATCTGTTAAGCGATGAAGCGGCTATCATAAAGCTATGCCAAGAGTTACAACTTGATGATGCTTTTATCAAACCCTTACAACAATGGTTTGAGCAAATTTCGCAAACACCATTATGCGAGACAGTGCCACTAAAACTTGTCGAACTGGCGAAAACGGATTGCATTAAAGAAATGTCATTTTATTTATCGATCCGTGATCATTTTAATGTAGAAACCTTTAATCGGGTTCTGCAGAGCTATCATCGACTACCGAGTGAAAGACTGGAATTTGAAGATATTCAAGGAATGGTACGGGGGACGATTGACTTAGTATTCCGACACAAAGGTAAATATTATTTGTTGGATTATAAATCGAATTTCCTTGGCGAAACGCAAGCGGATTATTCACCTGAAGCGCTTGAAAAGGTGATGTTACATCATCACTATGATTGGCAATATTTGATTTACACCTTGGCATTACATCGTTATTTAAAAACCGTGGATCGTGATTATGATTACGAACGTCATTTTGGCGGCGTGTTTTATCTTTTCTTGCGAGGAATGAATGGTGAAACGCAATCCGGCGTGTTTTTTGATCGCCCGACTAAGCAACTCATTGATGAATTAGAGGAGGCGTTTTAA
- the recD gene encoding exodeoxyribonuclease V subunit alpha: MLSLLQELNEQGIISHSDYYFAKLIADKQPIDLPENIKNLAILLAALCSWYYAQGNTCVELDNQLEQNLFGLSYRSAEKNYLAEIQQKIDFLPVAQWQVALRDHIAFTQDPISQISPLVFQFSALYFYRIWHDEYRVANYIKNTLKNNRTLAFSDEDIREKLAAYFPQRTDEIDWQKVAVAIAIKSPFTVITGGPGTGKTTTVTRLLLVLQELYEHRLHIKLVAPTGKAASRLEESIKYALGFLQQSMELSDDLLQSIPKKAETLHSLLGVNAFNDNTRHNAHNPLTLDVLVVDETSMIDLPLMAKLINALKPETRLILLGDPAQLASVEAGAVLGELAQWRDLPYSNETADYLRRTTGYEVPNAQVSSLMRDCLCHLIFSRRFDKDSAVGRLAERIQQGRAEESLTLFNEYPQELQFNAFNLVQNEADFVRQVVKSAVENYRIYLTELRALQKQGIDFNALNERGKTYAESIQACFNSTGFLTALRTSALGVENLNKEIALALRRENLLWFRHEQDWYIGKPIMITENDHNVRLYNGDIGLCLEKGKVWFGNREVLTSRIPAHEPAFMMTIHKSQGSEFDHTLMVLPTEPNPVLSRELVFTGVTRAKKMLTIFAEEKIWKMAVRQTVKRQSRLGKLFESVIQTGD, encoded by the coding sequence ATGCTAAGCCTATTACAAGAGCTAAATGAGCAAGGCATAATCAGCCATAGCGATTATTATTTTGCGAAATTGATTGCAGATAAACAACCGATCGATTTACCTGAGAATATAAAAAATTTGGCGATATTACTTGCTGCGCTTTGTAGCTGGTACTATGCACAAGGGAATACGTGCGTTGAGTTAGATAACCAATTGGAACAAAATTTGTTCGGCTTAAGCTATCGTTCGGCAGAAAAAAATTATCTTGCGGAGATTCAACAAAAAATAGATTTTCTGCCTGTGGCACAATGGCAAGTTGCTTTGCGTGATCATATCGCTTTTACACAAGATCCTATTTCACAAATCTCACCGCTGGTATTTCAATTTAGCGCATTGTATTTTTACCGAATTTGGCACGATGAATATCGCGTGGCGAACTATATAAAAAATACGTTGAAAAATAACCGCACTTTAGCCTTTTCGGATGAAGACATTCGGGAAAAGTTAGCGGCATATTTCCCTCAAAGAACAGATGAAATCGATTGGCAAAAAGTGGCCGTTGCGATAGCGATAAAAAGTCCTTTCACCGTGATTACGGGCGGTCCCGGCACCGGAAAAACCACAACCGTGACCCGTTTATTATTAGTGTTGCAAGAATTATACGAACATCGATTGCATATCAAGTTAGTTGCACCAACAGGGAAAGCCGCTTCACGTTTGGAAGAATCTATTAAATATGCTTTAGGCTTTTTACAGCAATCTATGGAACTATCCGATGATTTGCTCCAATCTATTCCGAAAAAAGCAGAAACCTTGCATAGTTTGCTTGGTGTCAATGCTTTTAATGATAATACCCGCCACAACGCGCACAATCCTTTAACATTAGATGTGCTTGTAGTGGACGAAACATCAATGATCGATTTGCCTTTAATGGCGAAGCTAATTAACGCCTTAAAACCTGAAACCCGCTTGATTTTATTAGGTGATCCGGCGCAACTTGCTTCTGTTGAAGCGGGTGCTGTACTTGGTGAGTTGGCGCAATGGCGGGATTTGCCTTACAGTAATGAAACGGCGGATTATTTACGCCGAACCACCGGTTATGAAGTGCCAAATGCACAGGTCTCTAGTCTAATGCGTGATTGTTTATGCCATCTCATCTTCAGCCGACGTTTTGATAAGGATTCGGCTGTCGGTCGGCTTGCGGAACGAATTCAGCAGGGCAGAGCGGAGGAAAGTCTTACATTATTCAACGAATATCCGCAAGAATTGCAATTTAATGCGTTCAATTTAGTTCAAAATGAAGCTGATTTTGTGCGACAAGTGGTGAAAAGTGCGGTCGAAAATTACCGTATTTATTTAACGGAACTGCGTGCATTACAAAAGCAAGGCATTGATTTTAACGCACTGAACGAACGTGGCAAAACTTATGCGGAAAGTATTCAGGCATGCTTTAATTCAACCGGATTTTTGACCGCACTTCGCACCTCCGCATTAGGTGTCGAAAACCTAAATAAAGAAATTGCCTTGGCATTACGCCGAGAGAATTTGCTTTGGTTTCGACACGAGCAAGATTGGTATATCGGTAAGCCGATTATGATTACGGAAAATGATCATAACGTACGTCTTTATAATGGCGATATCGGTTTGTGTCTGGAAAAGGGGAAAGTATGGTTTGGCAATCGGGAAGTGCTTACCAGTCGCATTCCGGCACACGAACCGGCATTTATGATGACGATTCATAAATCACAAGGATCGGAGTTTGATCACACACTTATGGTGCTTCCGACCGAACCTAATCCAGTGCTTTCTCGTGAATTGGTATTTACCGGAGTAACACGTGCAAAAAAAATGTTAACTATATTTGCAGAGGAAAAAATATGGAAAATGGCGGTTCGCCAAACGGTGAAACGTCAGAGTAGATTAGGGAAATTATTCGAAAGTGTAATACAAACAGGAGACTAG
- the grxB gene encoding glutaredoxin 2, which translates to MKLYAYDHCPFCVRARMVFGLKNLPFELAVLANDDEATPIGLVGKKVVPILIKEDGTAMSESLDIVRYVDAHFGEKLLSEQVRPEIENWIKKVGSYYNHLLIPRFVKMELAEFETQSAVDYFVKKKTESIGDFQQNLDDTATYLVRLQQDLEALVPLVKSASALNKGLSLEDIMVFPMLRNLTCVSDVQFPPKILAYLEKMSAQSGVALYFNKAI; encoded by the coding sequence ATGAAATTATATGCTTATGATCACTGTCCGTTTTGTGTGCGGGCAAGAATGGTTTTCGGCTTAAAAAACCTGCCTTTTGAATTGGCTGTATTGGCAAACGATGATGAAGCGACACCAATCGGTTTAGTGGGTAAAAAAGTCGTGCCGATCTTAATCAAAGAAGACGGCACGGCGATGTCGGAAAGTTTAGATATTGTTCGTTATGTGGACGCACATTTCGGCGAAAAATTGCTCTCTGAACAGGTTCGCCCAGAAATTGAGAATTGGATTAAGAAAGTAGGAAGTTACTACAACCATTTATTGATACCACGCTTTGTGAAGATGGAGTTAGCTGAATTTGAAACACAAAGTGCGGTTGATTATTTCGTTAAAAAGAAAACGGAATCTATCGGGGATTTCCAACAAAATTTAGATGACACGGCAACTTATCTTGTTCGCTTACAGCAAGATCTTGAAGCACTTGTCCCACTGGTTAAATCGGCTTCAGCCTTGAATAAAGGGCTTTCTTTGGAAGATATTATGGTTTTCCCAATGCTACGCAATTTAACCTGCGTGAGTGATGTGCAATTTCCGCCGAAGATATTGGCTTATCTTGAAAAAATGTCGGCACAAAGTGGCGTGGCACTATATTTTAATAAAGCTATTTAA
- a CDS encoding Dps family protein yields MSKTSIGLDKEQSAELASKLNDLLATYQVFYTNVRGYHWNIKGVNFFELHAKFEEIYNDLVTKVDEVAERILTLGYTPNNGYSQYLKVSRIKEDIAVSSAQDCLSGTLSGLKVLLEQQREILEVAGEANDEGTASQMSDYIKEQEKLVWMFQAACQTCHA; encoded by the coding sequence ATGTCAAAAACATCTATCGGACTAGACAAAGAACAATCCGCAGAATTAGCAAGCAAATTAAACGACCTACTTGCAACCTACCAAGTTTTTTACACCAATGTGCGTGGCTATCACTGGAATATTAAAGGCGTAAATTTCTTTGAATTACACGCAAAATTTGAAGAAATCTACAATGATTTAGTCACCAAAGTAGATGAAGTGGCGGAACGTATCCTCACTTTAGGTTACACCCCGAACAATGGTTACAGTCAATACTTAAAAGTATCCCGTATTAAGGAAGATATCGCAGTAAGTAGTGCACAAGACTGCTTATCAGGTACATTATCAGGCTTAAAAGTATTACTCGAACAACAACGTGAAATTCTTGAAGTTGCCGGTGAAGCGAATGATGAAGGTACGGCTTCTCAAATGAGCGATTACATCAAAGAACAAGAAAAACTTGTATGGATGTTCCAAGCGGCTTGCCAAACTTGCCATGCTTAA
- the cdd gene encoding cytidine deaminase, which produces MLELIKHVLPQDVALNQAITEELEQRQYAGFLNYRQVEKLCQKFEITPVKLALHLLPVAACYSHTAVSHFNVGAIAIGEAGDFYFGANQEFADTAIQQTIHAEQSAISHAWLRGEKCVTDVVVNYTPCGHCRQFMNELHKAEHLKIHLPHSMNNPLHNYLPDAFGPKDLGIAVHLLAKEPHYLNINNADELINQAVFAASQAHCPYSESPHGVAIQFSDGAIITGRYAENAAFNPSLPALQTALNFVYLNNKKTEEIQRIVMAERPVKLSHKTMAEQLLCALNLPPLEYVKV; this is translated from the coding sequence ATGCTAGAGTTAATTAAACACGTATTACCACAGGATGTTGCATTAAACCAAGCTATCACGGAAGAACTTGAACAGAGACAATATGCCGGTTTCTTGAATTACCGACAGGTAGAGAAACTTTGCCAAAAGTTTGAAATCACACCGGTAAAACTAGCACTGCATTTGCTACCGGTTGCCGCTTGTTACAGCCATACGGCAGTATCTCATTTTAATGTCGGTGCGATTGCGATTGGGGAGGCGGGCGATTTTTATTTCGGTGCAAATCAAGAATTTGCCGACACGGCGATTCAGCAAACCATCCATGCGGAGCAAAGTGCAATTAGCCATGCCTGGCTACGGGGCGAAAAGTGCGTGACGGATGTGGTGGTAAACTACACGCCTTGCGGACATTGCCGCCAATTTATGAATGAACTCCATAAGGCAGAACATTTAAAAATCCATCTTCCGCATAGTATGAATAACCCTTTACACAATTATTTACCGGATGCTTTTGGGCCGAAAGATTTAGGTATTGCCGTGCATTTGTTAGCGAAAGAACCCCATTATTTGAATATCAATAATGCGGATGAATTGATTAATCAAGCCGTTTTCGCCGCAAGTCAGGCGCATTGCCCCTATTCTGAAAGCCCTCACGGTGTGGCGATTCAATTTAGTGATGGTGCAATTATAACCGGACGATATGCCGAAAATGCGGCGTTTAACCCGAGTTTGCCTGCATTACAAACCGCCTTGAATTTTGTTTATTTGAATAATAAAAAAACGGAGGAGATTCAGCGTATAGTGATGGCGGAACGACCGGTAAAATTAAGTCATAAAACGATGGCGGAACAGCTTTTATGCGCGCTGAACTTGCCGCCATTAGAATATGTAAAAGTGTAA